One region of Gossypium raimondii isolate GPD5lz chromosome 6, ASM2569854v1, whole genome shotgun sequence genomic DNA includes:
- the LOC105774450 gene encoding NDR1/HIN1-like protein 13, which translates to MADKVFPSSKPTATAAPGGAAAPPPTTTSTTTNGGTTKSHLINPTARLPYRPQPHNRRRNYRPRRNYCCCCCFWIILIILVLALLVAITGTVLYVLYRPHRPSFTLASLRIHRLKLKTAADSSSSHLSTLFNLTLSSKNPNSHLSFSYDPFVISCVTSNGDVLIGNGTLPAFVSDGKDESTFRGVTVASSSDLDAETVNNLRPELKKGNGVSLKVEMDTKVTAKMGGLKSKKVGIRVTCDGIKGVVPKGKSPAAANVSGAKCKVDLRIKIWKWTF; encoded by the coding sequence ATGGCGGACAAAGTATTCCCTTCCTCCAAACCCACCGCCACCGCTGCCCCTGGCGGAGCAGCAGCTCCTCCTCCAACTACTACCTCCACCACAACCAACGGCGGAACTACCAAATCCCACCTCATTAACCCCACCGCCCGCCTACCCTACCGTCCACAGCCCCATAACAGACGTCGCAACTACCGTCCACGGCGCAACTACTGTTGCTGCTGCTGTTTCTGGATCATCCTCATAATCCTCGTGCTCGCCCTTTTAGTAGCCATAACTGGCACCGTCCTTTACGTCCTTTACCGCCCTCACCGCCCTTCATTCACCCTCGCTTCCCTCCGTATCCACCGCTTGAAGCTCAAAACCGCCGCCGACTCCTCCTCTTCCCATCTTTCAACCCTTTTCAACTTAACCCTTTCTTCCAAAAACCCCAACTCTCATCTCTCCTTCTCGTACGACCCATTCGTCATTTCATGTGTGACCAGCAATGGCGACGTTCTGATAGGGAACGGAACGTTGCCGGCATTTGTCAGTGACGGCAAGGACGAGTCGACTTTCAGGGGGGTTACGGTGGCGTCGTCTTCGGATTTGGACGCGGAGACGGTGAACAACTTGAGACCGGAACTGAAGAAAGGGAATGGAGTGTCGTTGAAAGTTGAGATGGATACTAAAGTGACAGCGAAAATGGGTGGGTTGAAGAGCAAGAAAGTTGGGATTAGAGTTACGTGCGATGGGATTAAAGGGGTTGTCCCGAAAGGTAAGTCGCCGGCGGCGGCCAATGTCTCCGGCGCCAAATGTAAGGTTGATCTCCGTATCAAGATCTGGAAATGGACGTTTTGA